A stretch of the Bremerella alba genome encodes the following:
- a CDS encoding fumarylacetoacetate hydrolase family protein, whose protein sequence is MRLISYQSETGPRTAVARGEGYVDLNQADPLLPTQMKHLLPMLSLHREAILEAAEEGRLLDRAKLRLLAPVVEPQKILCIGLNYADHAAETGATVGDEPVVFNKFPTCLRADGQPIELPAVSKQVDYEAELVVVIGRPGKNIAQADAMSHVAGYAVGHDVSARDWQKGKPGKQWLLGKSFDSFAPLGPELVTADEIEDPHDLRIQCRLNGETMQDSSTSQLIFRIDVLISYLSQVCTLMPGDLIYTGTPPGVGMARNPPVFLKPGDEVQVEIEKLGVLTNPVIDAK, encoded by the coding sequence ATGCGATTGATCAGCTATCAAAGTGAAACCGGCCCACGTACCGCCGTGGCCCGTGGCGAAGGTTATGTCGACTTGAATCAGGCCGACCCGTTGCTGCCAACTCAGATGAAGCACTTGCTACCGATGCTGTCGTTGCATCGCGAAGCCATATTGGAAGCCGCAGAGGAAGGGCGACTCCTTGATCGGGCCAAGCTTCGTTTGCTTGCTCCGGTTGTCGAACCACAAAAGATTCTCTGCATCGGTTTGAACTATGCTGACCATGCCGCCGAGACTGGGGCGACAGTCGGTGATGAACCGGTTGTTTTCAACAAGTTTCCCACCTGTCTGCGAGCCGACGGCCAGCCGATCGAACTGCCTGCAGTTAGCAAGCAAGTCGATTACGAAGCGGAGCTAGTCGTGGTAATCGGTCGCCCCGGAAAGAACATTGCCCAGGCAGATGCCATGAGCCATGTTGCCGGCTATGCGGTGGGGCACGATGTATCGGCCCGTGATTGGCAAAAGGGCAAGCCGGGCAAGCAGTGGCTGCTTGGCAAATCGTTTGATAGCTTCGCCCCCCTCGGCCCCGAGTTGGTAACGGCGGACGAGATCGAAGACCCACATGATTTGCGGATTCAGTGCCGACTCAATGGCGAAACGATGCAAGACTCGTCGACCAGCCAGTTGATCTTCCGAATCGACGTTTTGATCTCTTACCTTTCGCAGGTTTGCACCTTGATGCCAGGCGATTTGATTTACACGGGAACGCCGCCGGGGGTGGGCATGGCACGAAATCCACCCGTCTTCTTGAAGCCGGGCGATGAAGTACAGGTCGAGATAGAAAAGCTAGGTGTGCTCACCAACCCGGTGATCGACGCCAAATAG
- a CDS encoding diguanylate cyclase: MATEPPHNSGSFDATDVPPGPVDDPIHTISNLIAWADEPSEETVDDEFGEADNQLIQVSLGIASGLFYSLQAKHFPTASHSLRVAKLCSRWAAILDLEAYQRDQLEVAALLHDIGKMGVPDYVLACPGKLAAEEQLLMDRSQDIGLEILSACCDGEEIVDLIRFNYAWFNGTHGNYNLKGKDIPIEARMLAIVDAFDSMTVDQIFRRARSTERAFAELFSYAGTQFDPDLVSNFCEMMSHPLPTEAQSTRNWLRVLSPEHANKHWRVNQQGANPSKLRSQAPFQDSLVRHIHDAVVFIDINLQILGWNQAAERLTGLTRDAVEGHYWTSELLGLADHQGRKITSETDPVRVAIAAGTQGMHRLSIRNAAGKFVTVTAHIVPVVGEDGKNLGTTIQMHDTSGVESLEEQIQSLHYRATRDPLTGLVNRAEMDRGLIDMVERHTTIGRSCSVIICDIDFFKKINDTFGHQAGDEALISFANLLQMDARSADICARYGGEEFVVLCPSCNNEEAALLAEKIRSDLAAMPQSALGGKNMTASFGVTEIQRGDTADSILNRADRALLQSKEMGRNIVTQIGNGLKEPAIGDRRGWFTRLIAPAEPEVLLKRAMKTKVPLNLAAEKIRGFVADHRAEVLNVSDESIKIMVDGESLPLQRRVADRAVPLIIELRFSPITGENGGQHTMVQISISPRRNRDRRKRDAIERARHLLMSLQSYMVAYEFVDTTIAAEEEQPTWWSKLWGKPRKVESR, from the coding sequence ATGGCCACGGAACCTCCTCACAATTCTGGCTCATTTGACGCTACGGACGTACCCCCTGGCCCCGTAGATGATCCGATTCACACCATATCGAATTTAATCGCCTGGGCCGACGAACCGTCGGAGGAGACGGTCGACGACGAATTTGGTGAAGCAGACAATCAACTCATTCAAGTAAGCCTGGGGATTGCCTCGGGGCTGTTCTACTCGCTGCAAGCGAAGCACTTCCCGACGGCTTCGCACTCGCTGCGCGTCGCCAAACTGTGCTCCCGGTGGGCCGCGATCCTCGACTTAGAAGCCTACCAGCGCGATCAGTTAGAAGTCGCCGCTCTCTTGCACGATATCGGCAAGATGGGTGTGCCTGACTATGTGTTGGCATGCCCAGGCAAGCTGGCGGCCGAAGAACAATTGCTGATGGATCGCAGCCAAGATATCGGCTTGGAGATTCTCTCGGCTTGCTGCGACGGTGAAGAGATCGTCGACCTGATCCGCTTCAACTATGCCTGGTTCAATGGTACCCATGGCAATTACAACTTGAAGGGGAAAGACATCCCCATCGAAGCTCGGATGCTGGCCATTGTCGATGCGTTTGACTCGATGACTGTTGACCAGATTTTCCGCCGGGCCCGCTCAACAGAACGTGCATTCGCCGAGTTATTTTCTTATGCCGGTACTCAGTTCGATCCGGACCTGGTCAGTAACTTTTGCGAAATGATGTCGCATCCGTTGCCAACAGAAGCGCAATCAACCCGCAATTGGCTCAGGGTACTTTCTCCAGAACATGCCAATAAACATTGGCGTGTGAACCAGCAAGGTGCCAATCCGTCGAAGTTGAGATCGCAGGCACCGTTCCAGGATAGCCTGGTTCGACACATTCATGACGCGGTCGTCTTTATTGACATCAACTTGCAGATACTTGGTTGGAATCAAGCGGCCGAGCGTCTAACCGGTTTGACACGTGACGCCGTCGAAGGCCATTACTGGACATCCGAATTGCTCGGGCTGGCCGATCATCAAGGTCGCAAGATCACCAGCGAGACCGACCCGGTTCGTGTGGCCATTGCTGCCGGTACCCAAGGCATGCACCGTCTTTCGATTCGCAACGCGGCCGGAAAATTTGTGACCGTCACGGCGCATATCGTTCCGGTGGTTGGCGAGGACGGAAAGAACCTCGGCACTACCATCCAGATGCACGACACATCCGGCGTCGAGTCACTCGAAGAGCAGATTCAATCACTGCACTACAGAGCGACCCGTGACCCACTGACCGGACTGGTCAATCGTGCCGAAATGGACCGTGGCTTGATCGATATGGTCGAACGCCACACGACCATTGGCCGATCGTGCAGTGTGATCATCTGCGACATCGACTTCTTCAAGAAAATCAACGATACATTCGGCCACCAAGCCGGCGACGAAGCATTGATCTCGTTTGCAAATTTGCTTCAGATGGATGCTCGCTCGGCGGATATTTGTGCCCGCTATGGCGGGGAAGAATTCGTGGTCCTTTGCCCTAGCTGCAACAACGAAGAGGCCGCACTACTGGCCGAGAAGATCCGCAGCGACCTGGCAGCAATGCCTCAGTCGGCATTGGGTGGCAAGAACATGACCGCCAGTTTCGGCGTGACCGAGATCCAGCGTGGCGACACGGCCGATTCCATTTTGAACCGCGCCGATCGAGCGTTGCTACAATCGAAAGAAATGGGTCGCAACATTGTCACCCAGATAGGCAATGGCTTGAAAGAGCCTGCCATTGGCGATCGACGCGGTTGGTTTACCCGTCTGATTGCTCCGGCGGAACCGGAAGTCCTGCTCAAGCGAGCGATGAAGACCAAAGTCCCCCTCAACCTGGCCGCGGAAAAGATCCGAGGCTTCGTCGCCGATCATCGGGCCGAGGTGCTCAACGTTAGCGATGAATCGATCAAAATCATGGTCGACGGAGAATCGTTGCCATTGCAGCGCCGAGTCGCCGACCGCGCTGTTCCACTGATCATCGAATTGAGGTTCAGTCCTATCACCGGTGAAAACGGCGGGCAGCATACCATGGTTCAGATTTCAATCTCCCCCCGCCGCAATCGCGATCGACGCAAGCGGGACGCAATCGAACGAGCACGTCATTTACTGATGAGCCTGCAGTCGTACATGGTGGCCTACGAATTCGTCGACACCACCATTGCCGCCGAGGAAGAACAGCCTACCTGGTGGAGCAAACTGTGGGGCAAGCCGCGCAAAGTGGAATCACGCTGA
- a CDS encoding glycine--tRNA ligase — MEKLVSLCKRRGFMFQSSEIYGGINGFWDYGPLGVELKRNIKDAWWRDMVTGHDDLAQLPGAPAAYEMTGLDCTIIMHPQVWKCSGHYDLFHDYMVDCRESKKRYRHDQIQGRWVEAKGKKIFATAGSDSESPEADLERQALKFFGMRSKNADELKWDGPLVSLTTVDDFEQVLGPDAKSLGSLTPPREFNLMFKTTIGALGGDSDAAFLRPETAQGIFVNFKNVVDSSRVRVPFGIAQVGKSFRNEITPRNFTFRSREFEQMEIEFFCHPDSSQDWYTYWRQRRFQWYQDMGLDKGKLILREHHPEELAHYSIGTADIEYAFPFLPEGEYGELEGIAHRGDFDLRSHMEGKLDPNTNPMTVELNEEGKPKHRGSGKDLSYRDDLSGERFVPHVVEPSAGADRAMLAFLCEAFTEDEAPDDKGKMQTRTLMKLHPRIAPIKAAIFPLVKKDGMPEMAQDIYRTLKKEWNVFYDEKGAVGRRYRRQDEAGTPFCITVDGDSMQDQTVTIRHRDTLDQWRVKADDLSDELRKLIG, encoded by the coding sequence ATGGAAAAGCTCGTCTCGTTGTGCAAGCGGCGAGGCTTCATGTTTCAGTCATCCGAAATCTATGGAGGTATCAATGGATTTTGGGACTACGGCCCGTTGGGCGTCGAGCTGAAACGCAATATCAAGGATGCCTGGTGGCGTGATATGGTCACCGGTCACGACGACCTGGCCCAACTGCCTGGGGCTCCGGCTGCGTACGAGATGACCGGTCTCGACTGCACGATCATCATGCACCCTCAGGTCTGGAAGTGCAGCGGGCACTACGACTTGTTCCACGATTATATGGTCGACTGCCGCGAGTCGAAAAAGCGCTATCGCCACGATCAGATCCAGGGACGTTGGGTCGAAGCGAAAGGCAAAAAAATCTTCGCCACCGCCGGTAGTGATTCGGAATCGCCGGAAGCCGATCTCGAACGTCAGGCGCTCAAATTCTTCGGCATGCGATCCAAGAACGCGGACGAACTGAAGTGGGATGGCCCGCTCGTTTCGTTGACGACCGTAGACGACTTCGAACAGGTTCTCGGTCCTGACGCAAAGAGCTTGGGCTCGCTCACCCCGCCGCGCGAATTCAACTTGATGTTCAAGACGACGATCGGCGCGCTCGGTGGCGATTCAGACGCGGCTTTCCTGCGGCCGGAAACGGCACAGGGGATCTTCGTGAACTTCAAGAACGTGGTCGATAGTAGCCGTGTTCGCGTTCCTTTTGGTATCGCCCAGGTTGGTAAGAGCTTCCGCAACGAGATCACGCCGCGTAACTTCACGTTCCGCTCACGTGAATTCGAACAGATGGAAATCGAGTTTTTCTGCCATCCCGATTCGTCGCAAGACTGGTATACCTATTGGCGGCAACGTCGTTTCCAGTGGTACCAGGACATGGGACTCGATAAAGGCAAGCTGATCCTTCGCGAGCACCACCCCGAAGAGCTGGCACATTACTCGATCGGTACGGCCGACATTGAATACGCGTTCCCATTCTTGCCCGAAGGCGAATATGGCGAGTTGGAAGGGATTGCCCACCGAGGTGACTTCGATTTGCGTAGTCATATGGAAGGCAAGCTAGATCCCAACACCAATCCGATGACGGTCGAGCTGAACGAAGAAGGCAAGCCCAAGCATCGTGGTAGCGGCAAGGATCTTTCGTATCGCGATGACCTCTCCGGCGAACGTTTCGTGCCACACGTGGTCGAACCATCGGCCGGTGCAGACCGCGCGATGCTGGCCTTTTTGTGCGAAGCATTCACGGAAGACGAAGCACCCGATGACAAGGGTAAGATGCAAACGCGCACGTTGATGAAACTGCACCCGCGAATCGCCCCGATCAAAGCGGCGATCTTCCCGCTGGTCAAAAAAGACGGCATGCCGGAGATGGCTCAAGACATCTATCGCACACTCAAGAAAGAGTGGAATGTCTTCTACGACGAAAAGGGGGCCGTCGGTCGCCGTTATCGTCGACAAGACGAAGCTGGTACCCCGTTCTGCATCACCGTCGACGGCGACAGCATGCAAGACCAAACGGTCACCATTCGTCATCGCGACACGTTAGACCAATGGCGTGTGAAAGCCGACGATCTCAGTGATGAACTGCGAAAGCTGATCGGCTAG
- a CDS encoding alkaline phosphatase PhoX encodes MADPKSRREFLSDTFSVFGSFAIGGALSTLGARTALGETARQSASLVPVKDEATGLPLLKLPEGFRYVSYGWTGDKMDDGQSTPSAHDGMGVVGQKANKLLITRNHELGKVGPAFSSRNGSSYDRSATGGCTQLEFDIKRGQWLSSYGAISGTVRNCAGGVTPWASWLTCEETLDGPEDGNRQAHYEKDHGWVFEVPSDGTSTAQPIKEMGRFVHEAVAIDRKTGDVYLTEDQGKAGFYRFRPTQPGKLAAGGVLEIAEVVGHPDLRGGFKDGSSFPVKWHRIANPALEKTNPDAKVDSVFEQGQKLGGSTFSRLEGCWYGNDLIYFDATNGGAAKAGQIWQFDPKQQTVTLLYESRNKRVLNMPDNLCVSPQGGLVLCEDNDYSGEDPLPQRMLILTKDGRLKNFAENNITLNGEHNGLRGSYVDKEWAGSTFSPDGKWMFANIQTPGITFAITGPWDDVLV; translated from the coding sequence ATGGCTGACCCTAAATCGCGTCGTGAATTTCTGAGTGATACGTTTTCTGTTTTTGGATCGTTTGCCATTGGAGGTGCCCTGTCGACCCTGGGCGCGCGAACGGCACTCGGAGAGACGGCCCGGCAATCGGCATCTCTGGTTCCTGTGAAGGATGAAGCAACTGGCTTGCCGCTGTTGAAACTCCCGGAAGGGTTTCGTTACGTATCGTACGGTTGGACGGGCGATAAAATGGACGACGGCCAGTCGACCCCATCTGCTCACGACGGAATGGGCGTGGTAGGCCAAAAGGCTAACAAGTTGCTCATCACTAGGAATCACGAACTCGGCAAGGTAGGACCTGCGTTTAGCAGCAGAAATGGTTCTTCCTACGATCGATCGGCCACCGGTGGTTGTACCCAGTTAGAATTTGACATCAAGCGCGGACAGTGGCTGTCCAGTTACGGTGCCATCTCCGGCACCGTCCGTAACTGTGCCGGTGGCGTGACTCCCTGGGCTAGTTGGTTGACCTGTGAAGAAACCCTGGATGGGCCTGAGGACGGCAATCGCCAGGCCCATTACGAAAAGGATCATGGCTGGGTCTTTGAAGTTCCCTCGGATGGCACTTCTACTGCGCAGCCCATTAAGGAGATGGGACGTTTCGTGCACGAGGCCGTCGCCATCGATCGCAAGACGGGTGATGTCTATTTGACCGAAGACCAAGGCAAAGCAGGCTTCTATCGCTTCCGCCCTACGCAGCCAGGCAAGTTGGCGGCCGGCGGTGTACTGGAAATCGCCGAGGTCGTGGGGCATCCTGACCTTCGTGGCGGCTTTAAAGATGGCTCGTCGTTCCCGGTTAAGTGGCATCGGATTGCGAACCCAGCGTTAGAGAAAACGAACCCTGATGCGAAGGTCGACTCGGTTTTCGAGCAAGGTCAAAAGCTCGGCGGCTCAACCTTTTCTCGGCTCGAAGGCTGCTGGTACGGCAATGATTTGATTTACTTCGATGCCACCAACGGCGGAGCTGCCAAGGCAGGACAGATCTGGCAGTTTGATCCCAAGCAGCAAACGGTCACGTTGCTTTACGAATCACGCAACAAACGCGTTTTGAACATGCCGGACAACTTGTGTGTAAGTCCTCAAGGAGGCTTGGTTCTCTGCGAAGACAACGACTATTCCGGCGAAGACCCACTACCGCAGCGGATGCTAATCCTGACAAAGGATGGTCGGTTGAAAAACTTCGCCGAGAACAACATCACGCTTAATGGCGAGCATAACGGCCTTCGCGGCTCGTACGTCGATAAGGAGTGGGCCGGGTCGACATTCAGCCCTGATGGGAAGTGGATGTTTGCCAATATCCAAACGCCTGGTATCACGTTCGCGATCACCGGGCCGTGGGATGACGTTTTGGTCTAA
- a CDS encoding DMT family transporter, with protein MAWWILLAAGLLEIVWATGLKYTEGFTRFWPSCLTVIALAGSMYLLSVAVRDLPIGTAYAVWVGIGAAGTAVLGMAILNEPVSVARLFFMALLGIAILGLKFSTAAT; from the coding sequence ATGGCTTGGTGGATTCTATTGGCAGCCGGTCTTCTCGAAATTGTCTGGGCAACGGGTCTTAAATATACCGAAGGCTTTACTCGCTTCTGGCCCAGCTGTTTGACGGTGATTGCCTTGGCTGGCAGCATGTACCTGCTTTCAGTCGCGGTTCGCGATTTGCCGATTGGGACAGCGTATGCTGTTTGGGTTGGGATTGGAGCGGCTGGAACTGCCGTGCTTGGTATGGCGATCCTGAACGAACCGGTCTCAGTCGCCCGGTTGTTTTTTATGGCTCTACTGGGGATTGCCATCCTGGGATTAAAGTTCAGCACGGCAGCCACGTGA
- a CDS encoding UDP-glucuronic acid decarboxylase family protein: MSQIKRILVAGGAGFLGSRICEELVEQGHDVICVDNFFTSQKSNIVHLLSKPNFEVIRHDIIHPVWLEVDEIYNMACPAAPGHYQFNPIKTMKTSVMGSINLLGMAKRCRAKYLFASTSEIYGDPEIHPQPETYRGSVNTLGIRACYDEGKRAAETLCMDYHRMNGVQVRIVRIFNTYGPRMHPYDGRVISNFIRQAFTGEPITIYGDGSQTRSFCYRDDLVDGLIKMMACDQVGPINVGNPIEFSIRQLAELVVKLTGSKSEIIYTDLPSDDPKQRQPDITLARKHLGWEPTTQLEDGLKQTIDWFKTIDLSQYRPPTPNF, encoded by the coding sequence ATGTCTCAGATCAAACGCATTTTGGTAGCCGGCGGCGCTGGCTTTCTAGGTTCGCGAATTTGCGAAGAACTGGTCGAACAGGGGCACGATGTCATCTGCGTCGATAACTTCTTCACCAGCCAGAAGTCGAATATCGTCCATTTGTTGTCGAAGCCGAACTTTGAGGTCATTCGGCACGACATCATCCATCCCGTCTGGTTGGAGGTGGACGAGATCTACAACATGGCCTGTCCGGCGGCTCCTGGGCACTATCAATTTAATCCCATCAAGACCATGAAAACGTCGGTGATGGGTTCGATCAACTTGCTGGGGATGGCCAAACGTTGCCGCGCGAAATACTTGTTTGCTTCGACGTCGGAAATTTACGGTGATCCGGAAATCCATCCGCAGCCAGAGACCTATCGCGGCAGCGTCAACACGCTCGGAATCCGCGCTTGCTACGACGAAGGCAAGCGAGCCGCCGAGACGCTATGCATGGATTATCATCGCATGAACGGCGTTCAGGTCCGTATCGTACGAATTTTCAATACGTATGGGCCGCGGATGCATCCTTACGACGGTCGCGTGATCTCGAACTTCATCCGCCAGGCCTTCACCGGCGAGCCGATTACCATTTACGGCGATGGCTCGCAGACACGCTCGTTCTGTTACCGCGACGACCTGGTCGACGGCCTCATTAAGATGATGGCTTGCGATCAGGTAGGCCCGATCAACGTGGGGAACCCCATCGAGTTCTCAATCCGGCAGTTAGCTGAGCTGGTCGTCAAACTGACCGGTTCTAAGTCGGAGATCATCTACACGGACTTGCCCTCCGACGACCCCAAACAGCGTCAACCGGACATTACCTTGGCAAGAAAGCACTTAGGTTGGGAGCCAACTACCCAGTTGGAAGACGGCCTCAAGCAAACCATCGACTGGTTCAAGACCATCGATCTTTCGCAGTATCGCCCCCCCACACCTAATTTTTAG
- a CDS encoding UDP-glucose dehydrogenase family protein: MKLAVIGTGYVGLVTGTCFSDLGNEVTCIDVNQAKVEGLKQGIIPIYEPGLSELVSRNYEEGRLQFTTNAADVIPDADIVYIAVGTPQSDSGAADLSAVWKVVEGIAPHLREDALVVVKSTVPVGTNGKVYEMLKELCGREVNVASNPEFLKEGSAISDFMYPDRVVCGVRNEAAEELLQTLHAPLVRTGKPILFMSPESSELTKYAANALLATKISFINEIANLSEKVGADINDVRIGMGHDQRIGFQFLFPGLGYGGSCFPKDVRALASLAETLQLEPKIMRAVDEVNVHQRASLVRKIDAFYGGDVAGKTFGVWGLAFKPKTDDIREAPALELLNYLADKGAIIHVHDPEAMENVQAQFGDKIRKYCKSEMEAVDGADCLAINTEWNEYRTPDFKKLKAKMKSPTIFDGRNLFELGNMEKHGFTYFSVGRRPVDVSKT; encoded by the coding sequence ATGAAGCTAGCAGTCATAGGCACAGGCTACGTGGGTCTGGTAACGGGAACCTGTTTCTCTGATTTGGGAAATGAAGTCACGTGCATTGATGTCAATCAGGCCAAAGTCGAAGGACTGAAGCAGGGCATTATCCCGATTTATGAGCCGGGCCTGTCGGAACTGGTTTCGCGAAACTATGAAGAGGGGCGACTGCAGTTCACCACCAATGCTGCCGACGTGATTCCAGATGCCGATATTGTCTATATCGCCGTCGGAACACCTCAGTCTGATAGCGGGGCTGCCGATCTTTCTGCCGTATGGAAGGTCGTCGAAGGCATCGCGCCCCATCTACGAGAAGACGCTTTGGTGGTAGTAAAGAGCACCGTCCCGGTCGGCACCAACGGCAAGGTGTACGAGATGCTTAAGGAGCTATGCGGCCGCGAAGTCAACGTGGCAAGCAATCCCGAGTTTTTGAAAGAAGGCTCGGCCATCTCCGATTTTATGTATCCCGACCGCGTTGTCTGCGGCGTTCGTAACGAAGCGGCCGAAGAGTTGCTGCAAACGCTGCATGCCCCGCTGGTTCGCACCGGCAAGCCCATCTTGTTCATGAGCCCTGAAAGCTCGGAATTAACAAAATACGCCGCCAACGCACTATTGGCTACCAAGATTAGCTTTATCAACGAGATCGCCAATCTCAGCGAGAAAGTCGGGGCGGACATCAACGATGTGCGGATCGGCATGGGGCACGATCAACGCATCGGTTTTCAGTTCCTCTTTCCCGGTTTGGGCTACGGTGGAAGTTGTTTCCCGAAAGATGTTCGTGCTTTGGCGTCTTTGGCGGAAACATTGCAGCTTGAGCCGAAGATCATGCGTGCAGTCGACGAAGTCAACGTTCATCAGAGGGCATCGCTGGTTCGTAAGATCGATGCGTTCTATGGTGGCGACGTTGCTGGCAAGACGTTCGGCGTTTGGGGACTCGCATTCAAGCCGAAGACCGACGACATTCGCGAAGCGCCCGCTCTGGAACTGCTGAACTATCTGGCCGACAAGGGAGCGATCATCCACGTGCACGATCCCGAGGCGATGGAAAACGTTCAGGCTCAATTTGGCGACAAAATTCGCAAATACTGCAAAAGCGAGATGGAAGCCGTTGACGGTGCGGATTGCTTGGCTATCAACACCGAATGGAACGAGTACCGCACGCCGGACTTCAAGAAACTAAAAGCGAAAATGAAATCACCGACCATCTTTGATGGACGTAACCTGTTCGAGTTGGGCAACATGGAAAAGCATGGGTTCACGTATTTCTCGGTGGGCCGTCGACCAGTCGATGTTTCCAAAACCTAG
- a CDS encoding sugar porter family MFS transporter, protein MLPRIIFWSVTASLAGFLFGFDTVVISGAEKNIQQLWGLEDFQHGLALSAALWGTVIGSMIGFWPTDHFGRQKTLVSIGILYFASAIWSALATDPYSFMLARFIGGLGVGISTVTSPLYISEISPPQDRGKLAGMFQFNIVFGILIAFLSNALIAQWFAESVAEGEVNNAWRWMLGVEAIPAIIYSIFCFFLPESPRWLIARQGQREKGIEILRQIMPDDSPGHVEAVADEIEITAQQTIAGGSIWQAKLHVPMLMAFLIAFFNQLSGINAVLYFAPRIFELTGLGEEAALLTSVGIGVTNLIFTFVGLALIDRLGRRTLMIIGSIGYIASLGLCAWAFHSEHYSIVPPCIFAFIAAHAVGQGAVIWVFISEIFPNRYRAVGQTLGSFTHWFFAATLTLVFPYMVTAFAPAIVFGIFCGMMVLQLLWVLVQMPETKGVPLEEIERKLGIHS, encoded by the coding sequence ATGCTCCCTCGAATTATATTCTGGTCGGTAACGGCTTCCCTGGCCGGCTTTCTGTTTGGTTTCGACACCGTCGTGATTTCTGGCGCAGAAAAAAACATCCAGCAGTTGTGGGGGTTAGAAGACTTTCAGCACGGACTGGCCTTGAGTGCCGCTTTGTGGGGAACCGTGATCGGGTCGATGATTGGTTTCTGGCCGACCGATCACTTCGGTCGCCAAAAGACATTGGTATCGATCGGCATACTCTATTTTGCGTCGGCGATCTGGTCTGCGCTCGCGACTGACCCTTATTCCTTCATGCTCGCTCGATTTATTGGCGGCCTGGGCGTAGGGATATCGACGGTGACATCTCCGCTGTATATCTCTGAGATCTCTCCACCCCAAGACCGTGGCAAACTCGCCGGCATGTTTCAATTCAATATTGTTTTTGGCATTCTGATCGCGTTTCTCTCGAACGCATTGATTGCGCAGTGGTTTGCCGAATCGGTCGCAGAAGGAGAAGTCAATAACGCTTGGCGGTGGATGTTGGGCGTCGAAGCGATTCCCGCGATTATCTATTCCATCTTTTGTTTCTTTCTACCAGAAAGTCCTCGTTGGTTGATTGCCCGCCAAGGGCAACGTGAAAAGGGAATCGAAATACTGCGTCAAATCATGCCGGATGATTCGCCCGGACACGTGGAAGCGGTAGCCGATGAAATCGAAATCACCGCCCAACAAACAATCGCAGGCGGCAGCATTTGGCAAGCGAAATTGCATGTACCGATGCTGATGGCCTTCCTGATTGCCTTCTTCAATCAGCTCTCGGGCATTAACGCGGTGCTTTATTTTGCCCCGCGGATCTTCGAGTTAACTGGGCTCGGCGAAGAAGCCGCTTTGCTAACATCGGTAGGAATTGGTGTAACCAACCTCATTTTCACATTTGTCGGCTTGGCCTTGATCGACCGCCTAGGACGCCGCACGTTGATGATCATCGGTTCGATCGGTTACATCGCCTCGCTTGGCCTCTGCGCGTGGGCCTTCCACAGCGAGCATTATTCAATCGTGCCTCCTTGTATTTTTGCGTTTATCGCAGCCCATGCGGTCGGTCAAGGCGCAGTTATCTGGGTCTTCATTTCTGAGATCTTTCCCAATCGCTACCGAGCCGTCGGGCAGACACTCGGTAGCTTCACACACTGGTTTTTTGCGGCGACGCTCACGCTCGTGTTCCCTTACATGGTAACCGCGTTCGCTCCTGCGATCGTCTTCGGTATCTTCTGCGGGATGATGGTCTTGCAATTGCTGTGGGTGCTTGTGCAAATGCCTGAGACAAAAGGGGTCCCGCTGGAAGAGATCGAGCGAAAACTTGGCATTCATTCCTAA
- a CDS encoding MBL fold metallo-hydrolase has protein sequence MPIVHPRILEVRAPALNFFVLRDEKGLYVIDGGFIGGWRLLQNALRREGWQDEPVRGIVVSHGHLDHILNVAHLAKAYGAWIAAPRLDADHLDIASGIQAVHLPGHTAGHMGFWWGEEKLLLTGDLFVSYRDEARLPLDIFNLDSQQNVRSIETALALNPRGVLPNHGSLAAPGEHLRRLKRLHKRVSASRTGN, from the coding sequence ATGCCTATAGTTCATCCCAGAATATTGGAAGTGCGTGCCCCGGCGCTTAACTTCTTCGTGCTGCGCGATGAGAAAGGGCTTTATGTTATCGATGGCGGTTTCATCGGGGGGTGGCGATTACTTCAGAACGCCCTTCGTCGAGAAGGATGGCAAGATGAGCCGGTCCGAGGGATTGTGGTCTCTCACGGGCATCTCGATCATATCTTGAATGTGGCCCACCTGGCCAAAGCTTACGGTGCCTGGATTGCCGCCCCGCGGCTCGATGCCGATCATCTCGATATCGCGTCTGGCATTCAAGCAGTTCATCTGCCAGGTCATACCGCCGGGCATATGGGCTTCTGGTGGGGCGAAGAGAAGTTACTGCTGACCGGCGATTTATTTGTCAGTTACCGTGACGAAGCTCGACTGCCGCTGGATATCTTCAACCTCGATTCTCAACAAAATGTACGCAGTATCGAGACGGCACTAGCTTTGAATCCGCGCGGAGTGCTGCCCAATCACGGCAGTCTCGCGGCACCGGGAGAGCACCTCCGACGTCTCAAGCGGCTGCACAAGCGGGTCTCGGCAAGTCGTACCGGCAATTAG